In Myxococcus stipitatus, the following are encoded in one genomic region:
- the istB gene encoding IS21-like element helper ATPase IstB — MPSLTLSTSNPTPWTPTMPSRPRSPTSVFPHDLSTLSLEDVLRALGLEHAASQLSAALAKAIARNDSPSSLLDNLMREQLRDTTEARAKTALRRSAIFPLPTIDSYDFNYPKHIDRELVMRAASLDFIREKSNVVFIGPSGVGKTHLASALGQLACLRGYRVRFVVAADLVNDLVVGQSKNTLHKRLSAWAAPELLLIDELGYLSFDARGADLLYQVFNKRYQRASTIVTTNLPFKDWGKLFHNSAAASAIADRLVHKGLLVRITGKSRRSDQEQELDAA, encoded by the coding sequence ATGCCATCGCTGACTCTCTCGACGTCCAACCCCACCCCCTGGACTCCTACGATGCCCTCCCGCCCCAGAAGCCCAACCTCCGTCTTCCCTCATGACTTGTCTACACTCTCACTCGAAGATGTCCTGCGCGCTCTCGGACTCGAGCATGCTGCCAGTCAGTTGAGTGCGGCCCTGGCCAAAGCCATTGCCAGAAACGACTCTCCCTCGTCACTTCTGGACAATCTCATGCGCGAGCAACTCCGCGACACCACCGAAGCTCGAGCCAAGACGGCACTGCGCCGCTCCGCCATTTTTCCTCTCCCCACCATCGATTCCTATGACTTCAACTACCCCAAGCACATCGACAGAGAGCTCGTCATGCGCGCGGCGTCCCTCGACTTCATTCGGGAGAAGAGCAACGTCGTCTTCATCGGCCCAAGCGGGGTAGGCAAGACGCACCTCGCCAGTGCCCTCGGACAACTTGCCTGCCTCCGCGGCTATCGTGTCCGCTTCGTCGTGGCCGCCGACCTGGTGAATGACCTCGTCGTGGGCCAATCCAAAAACACTCTCCACAAACGGCTTTCCGCCTGGGCTGCACCCGAACTCCTCCTCATCGACGAACTCGGATATCTCAGCTTCGATGCCCGGGGGGCCGACCTCCTCTACCAAGTCTTCAACAAGCGCTACCAACGCGCCTCCACCATCGTCACCACCAACCTTCCTTTCAAGGACTGGGGCAAGCTCTTCCACAACAGCGCCGCGGCATCCGCTATCGCAGACCGCCTCGTGCACAAGGGATTGCTCGTCCGCATCACCGGCAAGTCTCGCCGCTCCGACCAGGAGCAAGAGCTCGACGCGGCCTGA
- the istA gene encoding IS21 family transposase encodes MISPEIGAEMRRLCLREGWAVETVARRFGVHHSTVRRVISVTSEAALPQPAGALEPFKPYLVQRLTEAPELTGTRLLAELKAQGYQHGIAILRRYVAKVRHPRPRKVYLRVETEPGEYAQVDWGSFGHFRIGSTSRPLSAFAMVLSYSRALFVDFSLDMHMETFLRMHQRALEYFGGIPRRILYDNLKSVVLNRVGSTVQFNSRFLSFAGHYLFEPTAAPIRYPEAKGRVEASIKYLRHAFF; translated from the coding sequence ATGATTTCGCCTGAGATTGGCGCTGAGATGAGACGCCTCTGCCTTCGGGAGGGGTGGGCAGTCGAGACAGTGGCCCGCCGCTTCGGCGTGCACCACTCCACTGTCCGCAGGGTCATCTCCGTGACTTCGGAGGCAGCCCTACCGCAGCCTGCTGGAGCCTTGGAGCCCTTCAAACCCTACCTTGTCCAGCGCCTCACGGAGGCGCCAGAGTTGACGGGCACCCGCCTCCTGGCCGAGTTGAAGGCCCAAGGCTACCAGCATGGGATTGCCATTCTGCGTCGCTACGTGGCGAAGGTACGGCATCCGCGGCCGCGCAAGGTGTACTTGCGCGTGGAGACGGAGCCCGGTGAGTACGCCCAGGTGGACTGGGGAAGCTTTGGACACTTCCGCATTGGCTCCACCTCACGTCCCCTTTCCGCATTCGCCATGGTGCTGTCCTACTCGCGCGCTCTCTTCGTCGACTTCTCCTTGGACATGCACATGGAAACCTTCCTGCGCATGCACCAGCGCGCCCTGGAGTACTTTGGCGGAATCCCTCGGCGCATCCTCTACGACAACCTCAAGTCCGTCGTCCTCAACCGCGTCGGAAGCACGGTGCAATTCAACTCACGCTTCCTTTCCTTCGCGGGACACTACCTCTTCGAGCCCACCGCGGCCCCCATCCGCTACCCAGAAGCCAAGGGCCGTGTGGAGGCCTCCATAAAGTACCTGCGCCACGCCTTCTTCTAG
- a CDS encoding DNA-3-methyladenine glycosylase I: MLRLGVATIRSMSPNTTGDERMLFGVLIFEGAQAGLPWNTVPRKRERYRTQGF; the protein is encoded by the coding sequence ATGCTGCGCCTGGGTGTGGCGACGATCCGCTCCATGTCGCCGAACACGACAGGAGATGAGCGCATGCTCTTCGGGGTGCTGATATTCGAAGGCGCGCAGGCCGGCCTGCCGTGGAACACGGTGCCGAGAAAGCGTGAGCGCTACCGCACGCAAGGGTTCTGA
- a CDS encoding TMEM175 family protein, protein MGKTRLEAFSDGVIAIIITIMVLELKVPHGSELADLQPLVPVFLSYVLSFIYIGIYWNNHHHLLHTIDHVSGGLLWANLYLLFWLSMIPFATGWMGENHFSSVPLALYGSVLLMCAFAWLLLQRSMVKAHGQKSTVAVAVGRDLKGKISPVLYLVGIVSAFLNEYVSEAVYVLVALMWLVPDRRFERASHASQVR, encoded by the coding sequence ATGGGCAAAACCAGACTGGAAGCCTTCAGCGACGGCGTCATCGCCATCATCATCACCATCATGGTGCTCGAACTCAAGGTTCCGCACGGCAGCGAGCTGGCCGATCTGCAGCCGCTGGTTCCGGTCTTCCTCAGCTATGTGCTCAGCTTCATCTACATCGGCATCTACTGGAACAACCACCATCACCTCCTGCACACCATCGACCATGTCAGCGGCGGTCTGCTGTGGGCGAACCTGTACCTGCTGTTCTGGCTGTCGATGATTCCCTTCGCCACCGGCTGGATGGGCGAGAACCATTTCTCGTCCGTGCCCCTGGCGCTCTATGGGTCCGTGCTGCTGATGTGCGCCTTCGCCTGGTTGTTGCTCCAGAGGTCCATGGTCAAAGCGCACGGCCAGAAATCCACCGTGGCGGTGGCGGTCGGACGCGACCTCAAGGGCAAGATTTCGCCGGTGCTCTATCTGGTCGGTATCGTCAGCGCCTTTCTCAACGAATATGTCTCGGAGGCAGTCTATGTGCTGGTTGCACTGATGTGGCTGGTGCCTGATCGTCGTTTCGAGAGAGCAAGCCATGCAAGCCAGGTCCGCTAG